A stretch of the Microbispora sp. ZYX-F-249 genome encodes the following:
- a CDS encoding single-stranded DNA-binding protein, with product MNDIYVTLSGNVTDDPRQYQFRDGSRVTSMRMAVNRRVLDQQTNTWQTRDTTYYTVRCYRGLADNVQQSVRKGHPVVVYGKLRIKQFERDGEQRFWAEIEAGSVGHDLKWGIATFEKPIRAYSAGAPSDGERQAMEDATREWELTGTAVLGGGVAADGGGDEAFDALVGERGTDDGALRAAAAGETAGARDVWRAGDTGRTAGPKETDAGDAPEATAATSGPGDASASGDVSGPGDVSGPGDASDPDDPSDPETVESDHQSGEDAWLPRALAA from the coding sequence ATGAACGACATCTACGTCACGCTGAGCGGGAACGTCACCGACGACCCCCGGCAGTACCAGTTCCGCGACGGCTCTCGCGTGACCTCGATGCGGATGGCCGTCAACAGGCGCGTCCTCGACCAGCAGACCAACACCTGGCAGACCAGGGACACCACCTACTACACCGTGCGCTGTTACCGGGGACTGGCGGACAACGTCCAGCAGTCGGTCCGCAAGGGCCACCCGGTCGTGGTGTACGGCAAGCTGCGCATCAAGCAGTTCGAGCGCGACGGCGAGCAGCGGTTCTGGGCGGAGATCGAGGCCGGCTCCGTGGGCCATGACCTGAAGTGGGGCATCGCCACGTTCGAGAAGCCGATCCGGGCCTACTCGGCGGGCGCGCCGAGCGACGGCGAGCGTCAGGCGATGGAGGACGCGACGCGCGAGTGGGAGCTCACCGGCACCGCCGTCCTCGGCGGGGGAGTCGCCGCCGACGGAGGTGGTGACGAGGCCTTCGACGCCCTCGTCGGCGAGCGAGGCACGGACGACGGGGCCCTGCGGGCCGCCGCAGCGGGGGAGACCGCCGGCGCCCGCGACGTCTGGCGGGCCGGCGACACGGGACGTACCGCCGGGCCGAAGGAGACCGACGCGGGCGACGCACCGGAGGCGACGGCGGCCACGTCCGGCCCGGGCGACGCGTCCGCCTCGGGTGACGTGTCGGGCCCGGGTGACGTGTCGGGCCCGGGTGACGCGTCTGATCCGGATGACCCGTCTGATCCGGAGACCGTGGAGAGCGACCACCAGAGCGGCGAGGACGCCTGGCTCCCACGCGCACTCGCCGCCTGA